A stretch of the Aminipila terrae genome encodes the following:
- a CDS encoding heavy metal translocating P-type ATPase — MKKVYNIENIDCANCAAKIERLIARIPEVESATITFATKQLRVTAEDPDALLEEMTRLANTVENNVLISQKEPKRINPDKIRAVRQSEDCEQGGCTCCGDHEHNHEPGHQHEDQHEHSYGHNHDQNHNHNHDHKHSQHGEAEHKKSSQTIFNKITDLHIIVAGAVFFAAGIIMKRADFMEQWWIASFVVAYLILGGQIVITAIKNIGKGQIFDENFLMSIATIGAFAIQEYPEAVGVMLFFRIGEFFEEKAVERSRSQIMDAVDLRPETVSLVIGNTIKEIAAADAEIDDILVVKPGDRIPLDGVVIEGESRIDTSPITGEPVPVKVGPQVPVVSGCINTSGAIKIKVQKTLENSMVSRILDSVENAAASKPTIDKFITKFARVYTPFVVILAAATAVIPSLVTGEWQHWIYTALTFLVISCPCALVLSVPLAFFSGIGAGSKLGILFKGGVSLEALKNVKAVVMDKTGTLTKGEFAVQNVICSGNLISYMTSGVSADGSATENQEKSRVLDGIQSRPAGVSKKDIEEYLLSLAASCELRSTHPIGVSIVNEAQKYGIIPEEPRSIEEIAGKGIRAILNAGTVLCGNRELLSDGGVDITGYQNSIMGSEVLLALNNQFIGSLIVADSIKKDSFSAVQKLKADHIITAMLTGDGEAGANAVAEAIGIDKVFAKLLPDDKLRILQEFRKQYGQVMFIGDGINDAPVLAGADVGAAMGSGADAAIEAADVVFMTSSMEAVPQAIAIARNTNKIAVQNVIFALFVKALVMILGLVGLASMWMAVFADSGVAMLCVMNSIRILYKK; from the coding sequence ATGAAAAAAGTTTATAACATAGAGAATATTGACTGCGCCAATTGTGCAGCTAAAATTGAACGATTGATTGCCCGGATACCTGAAGTAGAATCGGCAACAATCACATTTGCTACAAAACAATTAAGAGTTACAGCTGAAGATCCGGATGCTCTTTTAGAAGAAATGACAAGGCTGGCCAATACAGTAGAGAATAATGTGCTCATCAGCCAGAAGGAACCAAAAAGAATAAATCCTGATAAAATAAGAGCAGTCAGACAAAGTGAAGACTGTGAACAAGGGGGCTGCACCTGCTGTGGGGATCATGAGCACAATCATGAACCGGGTCACCAACATGAGGATCAACATGAACATAGTTATGGGCATAATCATGATCAAAATCATAATCATAATCATGACCATAAGCATAGCCAGCATGGAGAAGCAGAGCATAAAAAAAGCAGTCAGACTATATTTAACAAAATTACAGATCTTCATATTATAGTTGCGGGAGCAGTATTTTTTGCAGCTGGCATCATTATGAAACGGGCAGATTTTATGGAGCAGTGGTGGATTGCAAGCTTCGTAGTGGCATATTTGATTCTTGGAGGGCAGATAGTAATAACTGCCATTAAAAATATAGGTAAAGGCCAGATTTTTGATGAAAATTTCCTTATGAGTATTGCTACCATTGGCGCTTTTGCAATACAGGAATATCCTGAAGCTGTAGGAGTCATGTTATTCTTCCGAATCGGTGAATTTTTTGAAGAGAAGGCCGTAGAAAGAAGTCGTAGCCAGATTATGGATGCGGTGGACCTTCGCCCCGAAACCGTATCTTTAGTGATAGGTAATACCATAAAAGAAATTGCTGCAGCAGATGCAGAGATAGATGATATTTTAGTAGTAAAGCCAGGAGACAGAATCCCTTTGGATGGAGTAGTCATAGAAGGAGAAAGCAGAATTGATACGTCTCCAATTACAGGAGAACCGGTGCCAGTAAAAGTTGGTCCTCAGGTTCCAGTAGTTTCTGGATGTATCAATACATCTGGAGCAATAAAAATAAAAGTGCAGAAAACTTTAGAAAATTCTATGGTCAGCAGAATCCTTGATTCTGTAGAAAATGCGGCAGCAAGCAAACCCACAATTGATAAATTTATTACGAAATTTGCAAGGGTTTATACTCCTTTTGTAGTTATTCTGGCAGCAGCAACGGCTGTTATTCCATCTCTTGTGACAGGAGAATGGCAGCATTGGATCTATACGGCACTGACTTTTCTTGTTATAAGCTGCCCTTGCGCATTGGTTCTTAGTGTACCACTGGCATTTTTCTCGGGGATAGGAGCCGGATCCAAACTGGGGATTTTATTTAAAGGAGGAGTTTCCCTGGAAGCATTGAAAAATGTTAAAGCGGTTGTTATGGATAAAACGGGAACTCTGACAAAAGGCGAGTTTGCTGTTCAAAACGTAATTTGTTCTGGAAACCTGATTTCATATATGACATCAGGAGTTTCAGCGGACGGTTCAGCGACTGAAAATCAGGAAAAATCCAGGGTGCTGGACGGGATACAATCCAGACCTGCCGGGGTTTCAAAAAAAGATATAGAAGAATACCTTTTGTCACTGGCAGCAAGCTGCGAACTGCGGTCTACCCATCCCATAGGAGTGAGTATAGTAAATGAAGCTCAGAAGTATGGCATTATCCCTGAAGAACCAAGAAGTATTGAGGAAATCGCAGGGAAAGGTATAAGGGCTATACTAAATGCAGGTACTGTTCTTTGTGGAAACCGGGAGCTATTGTCAGATGGGGGAGTGGATATCACAGGATACCAAAACTCAATCATGGGAAGTGAGGTGCTGTTAGCCCTGAATAACCAGTTTATAGGTTCCTTAATTGTAGCCGATTCCATTAAAAAAGATTCTTTTTCCGCAGTACAGAAATTAAAAGCTGACCACATTATCACGGCCATGCTGACCGGTGACGGAGAAGCAGGAGCCAATGCAGTTGCTGAAGCGATTGGGATTGATAAAGTCTTTGCAAAGCTTTTGCCAGATGATAAATTGAGAATCCTGCAGGAATTCAGAAAACAATATGGGCAGGTAATGTTTATCGGAGATGGAATCAATGATGCTCCGGTTTTAGCAGGGGCAGATGTGGGAGCCGCCATGGGAAGCGGTGCAGATGCCGCTATAGAAGCAGCAGATGTTGTGTTTATGACTTCCAGTATGGAGGCAGTGCCTCAGGCAATCGCCATCGCAAGAAATACAAATAAAATAGCCGTACAAAATGTAATATTTGCTTTATTTGTGAAGGCCCTGGTTATGATTTTAGGGCTTGTAGGTCTGGCATCAATGTGGATGGCAGTTTTTGCAGATTCAGGAGTTGCAATGCTGTGTGTAATGAATTCCATTCGAATACTGTATAAAAAATAA
- the nhaC gene encoding Na+/H+ antiporter NhaC, with product MDQNFKKPSLAISLIIVLFLFGSFAVQLITIGSPDVHMTLIFSAAFAVVLLAVFNKTPIALIEEGIIHGTKIATISMMILMFIGVMIPAWIAAGTIPSLIYYGVQIISPSVFLLTTILVCSISCLATGTSWGTAATFGVALMGIGSGLGVDPAMTAGAVISGAIFGDKLSPISDTVNLSSATCEVNVFAHIKSVATATIPGYILALVAAVFLGMKYAKGQIDSHEVDTLLSVLSSNFNVTPIYAIISLIPMLLVVVLALRKFNALATIVISALVGMAIAIVFQGYHLTDMMKYMNYGYVIDTGNIDVDKLLNRGGLQSMMWTVSIGYLGLSYGGILEKTGVLDTLLFSAKSVTGNARNLILTHMLAGMATVMATASPYVCILIPGRMFIAGYDKLGIKRTVASRTLEHSGICLDPLLPWSLGAVYFSGVLGVSPLKYAPYTVLCWAVPIIAAFYAITGIFVWKEDSLPDGVKTDKEAMKTQAEN from the coding sequence ATGGACCAAAATTTTAAGAAACCATCTTTAGCAATATCGCTAATAATTGTATTGTTTTTATTTGGAAGTTTTGCTGTGCAGCTTATTACCATAGGATCACCTGATGTGCATATGACACTGATCTTTTCCGCAGCATTTGCAGTAGTATTGCTTGCAGTTTTTAACAAAACACCGATAGCGCTTATTGAGGAAGGAATTATTCATGGAACTAAAATAGCAACTATATCAATGATGATTCTAATGTTCATCGGAGTTATGATTCCTGCATGGATTGCAGCAGGGACAATCCCATCATTGATTTACTATGGTGTGCAGATTATCTCACCATCCGTTTTTTTACTGACCACTATTCTGGTCTGTTCTATATCCTGTCTTGCAACAGGAACATCCTGGGGTACAGCCGCAACCTTTGGAGTGGCGCTTATGGGAATTGGAAGCGGTCTTGGGGTCGACCCTGCTATGACAGCGGGTGCTGTTATCTCCGGAGCTATTTTTGGTGATAAATTATCTCCGATTTCTGATACTGTAAACTTATCTTCCGCAACATGTGAAGTTAATGTTTTTGCACATATTAAAAGTGTAGCAACTGCAACTATACCAGGGTACATACTGGCATTAGTAGCAGCAGTTTTTCTGGGAATGAAGTACGCTAAGGGGCAGATTGACAGCCATGAAGTAGATACGTTACTTTCCGTTTTGAGTTCTAATTTTAATGTGACGCCAATTTATGCAATCATCAGTTTAATACCAATGCTTCTGGTTGTGGTTCTGGCTCTGAGAAAATTTAATGCTTTGGCAACCATTGTAATCAGTGCATTGGTAGGAATGGCAATTGCTATTGTATTTCAGGGGTATCACCTGACTGACATGATGAAATATATGAATTATGGCTATGTGATAGATACGGGAAATATAGATGTGGACAAGCTTTTGAACAGAGGAGGACTACAGTCAATGATGTGGACTGTATCTATTGGTTATCTGGGTCTGTCTTATGGAGGAATTCTGGAGAAAACAGGAGTGCTTGATACCCTGCTGTTCAGTGCCAAGTCTGTTACAGGGAATGCACGAAATTTGATTTTAACTCATATGTTAGCTGGAATGGCAACAGTTATGGCAACAGCAAGTCCATACGTCTGCATCCTGATTCCAGGAAGAATGTTTATTGCAGGTTACGATAAACTTGGAATTAAAAGAACCGTTGCCTCAAGAACTCTGGAACACTCCGGGATCTGTCTGGACCCATTGCTGCCTTGGTCTCTTGGTGCCGTGTACTTTTCCGGTGTGCTTGGTGTGAGCCCGCTTAAGTATGCACCGTATACTGTATTGTGCTGGGCAGTGCCAATAATAGCAGCATTTTATGCTATAACAGGTATATTTGTTTGGAAAGAAGACTCTTTGCCAGATGGGGTAAAAACAGATAAAGAGGCAATGAAAACACAAGCAGAAAATTAG
- a CDS encoding amidohydrolase, with amino-acid sequence MELDVLLKNGIIYTMEQEGKTVEALGIKDGKIVFAGSNQEANNYSSANTVDLENRAVIPGMADSHMHMYAYCQNQTTVNLEQAKSMDEMIALMKEKAEKTPEGSWIKGSNFDQTKFKENRFPTRKDLDQVSTVHPIVIRRCCLHAIVANTKALELAGVGIGYDGGPGGIVEFDEDGMPNGILREQSTKVFDEIIPDPLSDEAEKRRIFLKVLGDMSSKGVTAIHTYAAKIWRYNEDIDTYGRLDKENELPVRVTVYLDELFTPEDLTPEQKNDPFRLVQFGGYKIFSDGSLGSRSAALQEPYSDNPDNRGFVVCGQEELNDKVLKAYENGLQPAIHAIGDRALDMTLTAIEETLRITRAKGMTEDEQKQRLPFRIIHVQMINDALLERMKKLPLILDIQPVFIGTDAHWVEERIGSQRAKGAYAWKTLKDAGMIQTGGSDCPVETYDPIAGIFSAVARCDKDGKPAGGYRPEEKLSVYEAIELFTKNVHYATGQQDYLGTLEVGKFADLVVLDRNPFTIDEMELKDIKVKQTYIAGKRVF; translated from the coding sequence ATGGAGTTAGATGTATTGCTTAAAAACGGAATTATATATACAATGGAGCAAGAGGGAAAAACAGTTGAAGCCTTAGGTATAAAAGATGGCAAAATCGTATTTGCCGGAAGCAATCAGGAAGCAAACAACTATAGCAGTGCTAATACGGTTGATCTGGAAAATCGTGCAGTGATACCCGGAATGGCGGATTCTCATATGCATATGTATGCTTACTGCCAGAACCAGACCACGGTTAATTTGGAACAGGCTAAAAGTATGGATGAAATGATTGCACTGATGAAGGAAAAGGCAGAGAAAACACCAGAAGGAAGCTGGATTAAAGGGTCAAATTTTGACCAGACAAAGTTTAAAGAAAACCGCTTCCCTACAAGAAAAGACCTGGATCAGGTCAGCACTGTGCACCCGATTGTAATCAGAAGGTGCTGCCTCCATGCTATTGTGGCTAATACTAAGGCACTGGAACTTGCTGGTGTAGGAATTGGGTATGATGGAGGCCCGGGAGGCATTGTAGAATTTGATGAGGATGGAATGCCTAATGGAATTTTGAGAGAGCAGAGTACCAAGGTATTTGATGAAATAATTCCAGATCCTCTTTCAGATGAGGCTGAAAAAAGGAGGATTTTCCTGAAAGTCCTGGGGGATATGTCATCTAAAGGTGTGACTGCCATTCATACATATGCCGCAAAAATTTGGCGTTACAATGAAGACATTGATACATATGGCAGGCTTGATAAAGAAAATGAACTGCCGGTACGTGTGACCGTGTATCTGGATGAATTATTTACACCAGAAGATTTAACCCCAGAGCAGAAGAATGACCCTTTCAGGCTGGTTCAGTTTGGCGGGTATAAAATATTTTCGGATGGTTCTCTTGGATCCAGATCTGCAGCGCTACAGGAACCTTACAGTGATAATCCGGATAATAGGGGATTTGTTGTCTGCGGACAGGAAGAACTAAACGATAAAGTTCTAAAAGCTTATGAAAATGGACTTCAACCTGCTATTCATGCAATCGGCGACCGCGCCCTTGATATGACCCTTACTGCCATAGAAGAAACTTTACGCATAACCAGAGCAAAAGGAATGACGGAAGACGAACAAAAGCAACGTCTGCCATTTAGAATCATTCACGTACAGATGATTAACGATGCACTTTTGGAACGTATGAAAAAGCTTCCCTTAATCCTTGACATACAACCCGTGTTTATCGGTACAGATGCCCATTGGGTTGAGGAACGAATTGGCAGCCAGAGAGCAAAAGGTGCCTATGCATGGAAGACCTTAAAGGATGCAGGGATGATACAGACTGGAGGTTCTGATTGTCCTGTTGAAACTTATGATCCTATTGCTGGAATATTTTCTGCTGTGGCACGTTGTGATAAAGATGGAAAACCGGCAGGTGGTTACAGGCCAGAGGAAAAACTATCAGTATATGAAGCAATTGAATTATTTACAAAGAATGTCCACTATGCAACGGGTCAGCAGGATTATTTAGGAACTCTGGAGGTAGGCAAGTTTGCTGACTTAGTAGTGTTAGATCGAAATCCGTTTACCATTGATGAAATGGAGCTAAAAGATATTAAAGTAAAACAAACTTATATTGCAGGAAAAAGAGTATTTTAA
- a CDS encoding amidohydrolase has protein sequence MHADIIIKNAKCLTMKNGDTSDWIAVHNGTILALGMNTAYCELVSENTVIIDAGGNTVLPGFIDSHFHVVQTALNARRIDLSGVHSFEEIGEMIHRAAAEKPGQSIIGMRLQVEQLKEKKFPDRLALDRYCNDVAVWINCLDYQVSMLNTYGLLYYKVPFNMEGVEKDGQSVATGLFRGKANAVLRTNILDGITDKVRKEAVLDIIPGLLGTGITTVNAMEGGYMYSDKDADFIYEYGSEFPVDMALFYQSLDVEKIKRMNLKRIGGSFYVDGTMGARTAALSFEYADRPGTMGSLRYTQSELNEFVLECYKNHLQLSLYTIGDRAIGAALKAHEDALYQTGITGLRHRLEHVELANAEHIRKAKEMGIIFSMNPTYEAYWGGTDKMYRQRLGDNYVKTNMFREIIDQGVCLTGGSDSDITEYNPMIGISAAVNHPVKQHQISVYEALELYTCKAAYAIFAEKEKGTLEVGKTADIVMLDQDILSTPHDMLNQVKVIATIKSGDILYNTLG, from the coding sequence ATGCATGCAGATATAATTATAAAAAATGCAAAATGTTTAACAATGAAGAATGGTGATACATCAGATTGGATTGCTGTTCATAATGGAACAATTCTTGCCTTGGGAATGAATACTGCATATTGTGAGCTGGTTTCTGAAAATACGGTCATAATTGATGCCGGAGGCAATACTGTTCTGCCAGGGTTTATCGACAGCCATTTCCATGTTGTACAGACAGCTTTAAATGCAAGGCGAATTGATTTAAGTGGAGTCCACAGTTTTGAAGAAATAGGAGAAATGATTCATAGAGCAGCGGCCGAAAAGCCAGGTCAAAGTATAATCGGTATGCGTCTTCAGGTTGAGCAGCTCAAAGAAAAGAAATTTCCTGATCGTCTGGCGCTAGACCGATATTGTAATGACGTTGCAGTATGGATTAACTGTTTGGATTATCAGGTTAGCATGCTGAATACCTACGGACTTTTATATTATAAAGTCCCATTCAATATGGAAGGGGTAGAAAAGGATGGTCAGAGCGTGGCTACAGGGCTGTTCAGAGGAAAGGCAAATGCAGTGCTGCGAACCAACATACTGGATGGTATAACAGATAAAGTGAGAAAAGAAGCTGTTCTGGATATTATCCCCGGGCTTCTTGGAACGGGCATTACCACTGTAAACGCTATGGAAGGTGGTTACATGTACAGCGATAAGGATGCGGATTTTATCTATGAATACGGAAGCGAATTTCCTGTAGATATGGCACTTTTTTATCAATCACTGGATGTAGAAAAGATAAAACGTATGAATTTAAAACGTATTGGTGGAAGTTTTTATGTAGACGGGACCATGGGTGCCAGAACGGCAGCGTTATCTTTTGAATATGCAGACCGGCCTGGAACAATGGGAAGCCTGAGATATACTCAAAGTGAATTAAATGAATTTGTACTGGAGTGTTATAAAAATCATCTCCAGTTATCTTTATATACGATTGGTGACAGAGCCATCGGAGCTGCGCTGAAGGCACACGAAGATGCACTGTATCAAACAGGCATAACAGGACTGAGGCATCGGCTGGAACATGTAGAACTTGCCAATGCAGAACACATACGCAAGGCGAAGGAAATGGGAATTATTTTTTCTATGAATCCTACTTATGAAGCGTATTGGGGAGGAACAGACAAAATGTATCGACAGCGTCTGGGAGACAATTACGTAAAGACAAACATGTTCAGGGAAATTATTGATCAGGGTGTATGTCTTACAGGAGGGTCTGACAGTGACATAACGGAGTACAATCCAATGATTGGTATTTCCGCAGCAGTTAATCATCCTGTTAAACAGCATCAGATCAGTGTATATGAAGCATTAGAACTGTATACATGTAAAGCGGCTTATGCTATCTTTGCAGAAAAGGAGAAAGGAACGCTTGAAGTGGGGAAAACTGCGGATATTGTTATGCTTGACCAGGATATTCTTTCCACACCTCATGACATGTTGAATCAGGTAAAAGTAATAGCCACGATTAAGTCTGGAGATATTCTTTACAATACTTTAGGCTAG
- a CDS encoding AfsR/SARP family transcriptional regulator, translated as MEVAIMLNLYFLGKTRIEYNGKSVVESFRNKTIALICLLIINQDKYLSRERILDYLWPDSSEEAAKNNLRYNLWLIKKNIGTSASNEEFLFIDKEHCGVNANYDFRCDILDIMNFKPQDSDSIAKLLKLKNMFTGEFLEGCYYNNCEDFNEIIIFQRTRFENFRVQILKRLAELYERESNIEECLNILKEILDIDPYDEEVAVKIIMLYMKIGKRGAGILFYNSFRDRLASRLGIQPSEKLRSKFAELKQNQEPETQTQNDSAIQIQTICIKDVQYFWMADVAGKLFAQKQLKCGKILNENMLSALGYIQPDIFTDIEAERSTKIPDVQVVNAFIHLILNICQEHRLDIYITGMEDMDSVSAGVLKYLKNSNVSRLNIREI; from the coding sequence ATGGAAGTTGCAATTATGCTCAATCTATATTTTTTAGGAAAAACAAGAATAGAATATAATGGTAAAAGTGTGGTTGAAAGTTTTAGAAACAAAACCATTGCTTTGATATGTCTGCTTATCATAAATCAGGACAAATACTTAAGCCGGGAAAGAATTCTAGATTACCTTTGGCCCGATAGTTCGGAGGAAGCTGCTAAAAATAACCTGCGGTATAATTTGTGGTTAATCAAAAAAAATATTGGAACAAGTGCCAGCAATGAAGAGTTTCTTTTTATAGACAAGGAACATTGCGGTGTAAACGCTAATTACGATTTTCGGTGCGATATTCTGGACATTATGAATTTTAAACCCCAGGATTCCGACTCCATTGCAAAGTTGTTAAAATTAAAAAATATGTTTACTGGAGAATTCCTGGAGGGCTGCTATTACAACAATTGTGAAGATTTTAATGAAATCATCATATTCCAGAGAACCCGTTTTGAAAATTTCAGAGTACAAATTCTAAAGAGACTGGCAGAACTATATGAAAGAGAAAGTAACATAGAAGAATGCCTGAATATCCTGAAAGAGATTCTGGATATAGATCCATATGATGAAGAAGTGGCAGTAAAAATAATAATGCTTTATATGAAAATCGGGAAACGCGGGGCAGGAATACTATTTTATAACTCATTTCGTGATAGACTTGCAAGCAGACTTGGGATCCAGCCGTCAGAGAAACTGCGCAGTAAATTTGCAGAGCTTAAACAAAACCAGGAACCTGAGACTCAGACACAGAACGACTCAGCTATTCAGATACAGACTATCTGCATCAAGGATGTTCAGTATTTTTGGATGGCTGATGTAGCTGGGAAACTTTTTGCACAAAAACAGCTGAAATGTGGAAAGATATTAAATGAGAATATGCTTAGTGCCCTTGGATATATACAACCAGATATCTTTACGGATATAGAAGCAGAAAGAAGCACAAAAATACCGGATGTACAGGTTGTGAACGCATTCATTCACCTGATTTTAAATATTTGCCAGGAACACAGGCTGGATATTTATATCACGGGTATGGAAGATATGGATTCGGTTTCAGCAGGTGTTTTGAAATATTTAAAAAATAGCAATGTAAGCAGGCTTAATATTCGGGAAATCTAA
- a CDS encoding LysR family transcriptional regulator: MNINHLRYFQEVCKYNNITKASEAVHVSQPSITAAIKELENELGYQLFNRVNNRISLTDDGSSFLAKAKNFINAYDNFHKEALDIGDKTHVVLKVGIPPVLGTFMFKKFFPAFEQQYPNIRLQMFEIGTISGLKRLNEGGLDFLLGAMDDTVYPQCDSRLIFRTKFGLAVGADSPLAKKTFASKEMICRQPFIIFPNGSYHYTAITEHFKEHPLNIIMEASQISTIRYIVENNFAVTITYQESFDASAKIVHVPLEEPINANVSVLWRKNAYVSNAMKAFIAYTSTIENQNQPKVESFWD; encoded by the coding sequence ATGAATATAAACCACTTAAGATACTTCCAGGAAGTATGCAAATATAATAACATTACTAAGGCCTCAGAAGCTGTCCATGTTTCACAGCCGTCCATTACAGCTGCTATTAAAGAACTGGAAAATGAACTAGGCTATCAGCTCTTTAACCGGGTAAATAACCGGATATCTTTAACAGATGATGGTTCCTCTTTTCTTGCTAAGGCAAAGAACTTCATTAATGCCTATGATAACTTTCATAAAGAAGCATTAGATATAGGGGATAAAACTCATGTGGTTCTTAAAGTAGGTATCCCTCCAGTTCTTGGAACATTTATGTTCAAAAAATTCTTTCCGGCTTTCGAACAGCAGTATCCAAATATAAGATTGCAAATGTTTGAAATAGGCACAATCTCAGGTTTAAAACGATTAAACGAAGGCGGACTTGATTTTTTACTGGGTGCTATGGATGACACCGTTTATCCGCAATGTGATTCCAGATTGATTTTCAGAACAAAATTCGGTCTGGCAGTGGGAGCGGACAGTCCTCTTGCTAAAAAAACTTTTGCAAGCAAAGAAATGATTTGCCGTCAGCCATTCATTATATTTCCAAATGGCTCCTATCACTATACTGCTATAACAGAACACTTTAAAGAGCATCCTCTCAATATCATTATGGAAGCAAGTCAGATCTCTACCATTAGATATATAGTAGAAAATAATTTTGCAGTTACCATTACCTATCAGGAAAGCTTTGATGCTTCTGCAAAAATTGTTCATGTCCCATTAGAAGAACCTATTAATGCAAACGTAAGTGTTCTTTGGAGAAAAAATGCATACGTTTCTAATGCCATGAAGGCTTTTATTGCATATACTTCAACCATTGAAAATCAAAACCAGCCCAAAGTTGAATCTTTCTGGGATTAA